Proteins from a single region of Desulfobacter postgatei 2ac9:
- a CDS encoding hydrogenase large subunit — protein MSNAFLQISNAEKVCRKEIPHLSFDEFRTQALDMVTDGGKVVQYFAYPDKNRLKLLAVLRTDKLFVAGCDVPDPYPSFTRICEPFHLFEREMAEQYGIRPQGHPWLKMVRYHPNYSDGTADVFGNDYTQDIPGNYTYYQVEGEEIHEVAVGPVHAGVIEPGHFRFNCIGERVLHLEIQLGYQHRGIEKQLTQVPDKRLPILGENIAGDTTIGHSLCMAQNLEALTEIQPDQGAQVIRTIALELERLANHIGDLGALSGDVAFLPPANYFGRIRGDFLNLSLLICGNRFGKGLVRPGGVRFSLSNEIRRVLNDRLAELRPEVTHVLELLFNAVTVRARFEGCGAVSHEDADHLGLVGPAGRASGMAYDVRRCFPTEHYPHIDIPKNKKATGDVYARARVRYDEIHQSLQIIESLAAIPVETRCVSDGMAYDLPASSFSVALNEAWRGEVSHAVLTDENGKILRYKIKDPSFHNWNGLAMALRDTGISDFPLNNKSFNLSYCGFDL, from the coding sequence ATGAGCAACGCTTTTTTACAGATTTCAAACGCCGAAAAAGTCTGTCGAAAGGAGATTCCCCATCTTTCTTTTGATGAATTCCGGACCCAGGCCCTGGACATGGTGACCGACGGAGGAAAAGTTGTTCAGTATTTTGCCTACCCGGACAAGAACCGTTTAAAACTTTTGGCGGTGTTGCGGACCGACAAACTTTTTGTGGCCGGCTGTGATGTGCCGGACCCCTATCCCTCATTCACCCGAATCTGCGAACCTTTTCACCTGTTTGAACGGGAAATGGCAGAGCAATACGGCATCCGCCCCCAGGGCCATCCCTGGCTAAAAATGGTCCGATACCATCCCAATTACTCCGACGGGACGGCTGATGTGTTCGGCAATGACTACACTCAGGACATCCCGGGAAATTATACGTATTACCAGGTAGAGGGCGAGGAGATCCACGAAGTGGCTGTGGGGCCGGTCCATGCCGGGGTTATCGAACCGGGCCATTTCAGGTTCAACTGCATCGGTGAACGTGTCCTGCACCTGGAAATCCAACTGGGATACCAGCACCGGGGCATTGAAAAACAGCTTACGCAGGTCCCGGACAAGCGGCTTCCCATCCTTGGGGAAAACATTGCAGGCGATACGACCATCGGCCATAGCCTGTGCATGGCCCAGAACCTGGAGGCACTGACCGAAATTCAACCGGATCAGGGGGCGCAGGTCATCCGAACCATTGCCCTTGAACTGGAACGTTTGGCAAACCACATCGGAGATCTCGGAGCGCTTAGCGGCGACGTTGCCTTTCTGCCGCCTGCCAACTATTTTGGCAGGATCAGAGGAGATTTTCTCAACTTATCCCTCTTGATTTGCGGGAACCGATTCGGCAAGGGCCTGGTCCGGCCGGGTGGGGTCCGGTTTTCCCTGTCCAATGAGATAAGAAGAGTGCTCAACGATCGCCTGGCAGAACTTCGGCCCGAAGTGACACACGTATTGGAGCTTCTCTTCAACGCTGTCACCGTCCGGGCCAGATTTGAGGGATGCGGAGCCGTGAGTCATGAAGATGCCGATCATCTCGGGCTGGTGGGGCCTGCCGGCCGGGCCAGCGGCATGGCCTACGACGTGAGACGGTGTTTCCCCACGGAACACTACCCGCACATCGACATACCGAAAAATAAAAAAGCCACGGGTGACGTCTATGCCAGGGCCCGGGTCAGGTATGATGAAATCCACCAGTCTCTTCAAATAATTGAATCATTGGCCGCCATCCCCGTCGAAACCCGGTGTGTAAGCGATGGCATGGCCTACGACCTGCCGGCTTCAAGCTTTTCCGTGGCCCTGAATGAGGCCTGGCGGGGGGAAGTCTCCCATGCTGTTCTGACCGATGAAAATGGAAAAATCCTAAGGTACAAGATCAAGGATCCTTCCTTTCACAACTGGAACGGTCTGGCCATGGCGCTCAGAGATACCGGGATATCGGATTTCCCCTTAAACAACAAAAGCTTCAATCTATCCTATTGCGGATTTGATCTTTAA